A single genomic interval of Vulpes lagopus strain Blue_001 chromosome 19, ASM1834538v1, whole genome shotgun sequence harbors:
- the SS18L2 gene encoding SS18-like protein 2: MSVAFVPDWLKGKAEVNQETIQRLLEENDQLIRCIVEYQNKGRANECVQYQHVLHRNLIYLATIADANPTSASKAME, from the exons ATGTCGGTGGCCTTCGTACCGGACTGGCTGAAAGGCAAGGCGGAAGTCAATCAGGAGACGATCCAGCGG CTCTTGGAGGAGAATGACCAACTCATCCGCTGTATCGTGGAGTATCAGAACAAAGGCCGGGCGAATGAGTGTGTCCA GTACCAACATGTGTTACATAGAAATCTCATTTATTTGGCTACCATCGCAGATGCCAACCCAACCAGTGCTTCAAAAGCAATGGAATAA